One stretch of Priestia megaterium DNA includes these proteins:
- a CDS encoding FeoA family protein yields the protein MASVNNYPLSTFTTGETVQLERIEIEGALKRRLLDLGFIPGAIIKVLQKSPLGDPVAYQVSHTTIGLRKEESSKIYVKKVGDDGE from the coding sequence ATGGCTAGTGTAAATAATTATCCATTGTCTACATTTACGACAGGTGAAACAGTACAGCTAGAGCGAATTGAGATAGAAGGTGCCTTAAAGCGCCGCTTGTTAGATTTAGGATTTATTCCAGGAGCCATCATTAAAGTGCTTCAAAAAAGCCCGCTAGGAGATCCTGTTGCTTATCAAGTAAGTCATACAACGATTGGACTTAGAAAAGAAGAAAGCTCAAAAATTTATGTAAAAAAAGTAGGTGACGACGGTGAGTAA
- a CDS encoding DUF3298 and DUF4163 domain-containing protein: protein MKMFKRVSAVVLGFALLFSPLAPQTVAEAKVVWGNQELVKGQIGRVTVLKNTNLYNIKNNKLVAARKVTKGQVFRVYSESSKFGGLYGVSKGTYAQKSASIKYEKAPSDKVQALGVTVTKKSLASNISYPQVSGLINKPFEASYNRKFLNIAKEAQKEHNELKEQEKEDRKNGWAPGPYSRNMTYSVPYNQDNILSVAVTNDAYAGGAHGNAWIDTYNYDLLKARQISLKDIINNNTKLNKVNNYIRNEMIARNKKGAQFWVNEFKSVNLKEDQFYYTSGGIAIIFGEYEYGPYSNGIHTFKIPSSVYK from the coding sequence ATGAAAATGTTCAAAAGGGTTAGCGCAGTTGTTTTAGGTTTTGCTTTGTTATTCTCACCGCTTGCACCGCAAACCGTTGCAGAAGCAAAAGTCGTGTGGGGGAATCAGGAACTGGTTAAAGGGCAAATAGGACGCGTTACAGTTTTAAAGAACACTAATCTTTACAACATTAAAAACAACAAGTTAGTAGCGGCTAGAAAAGTGACAAAAGGGCAAGTATTCCGCGTGTATTCTGAATCTAGTAAATTTGGTGGTCTTTACGGCGTATCAAAGGGTACCTATGCTCAAAAGTCAGCAAGTATTAAGTATGAAAAAGCGCCTAGTGACAAAGTTCAGGCCTTAGGAGTAACGGTCACGAAGAAATCTTTAGCAAGCAACATTAGTTATCCGCAGGTATCTGGCCTTATCAATAAACCATTTGAGGCTAGCTATAATCGAAAGTTTTTAAACATTGCGAAAGAAGCACAAAAAGAACATAACGAGCTAAAAGAACAAGAGAAGGAAGACCGCAAAAACGGTTGGGCACCAGGTCCTTATTCTCGTAATATGACATACTCTGTACCTTACAACCAAGATAATATTTTAAGTGTTGCTGTTACGAATGATGCGTACGCTGGCGGCGCTCACGGCAACGCTTGGATTGATACTTACAATTACGATTTGTTAAAAGCTCGACAAATTAGCTTAAAAGATATTATTAACAATAACACTAAGTTAAATAAGGTTAATAACTATATTCGCAATGAAATGATTGCCCGTAATAAAAAAGGTGCTCAGTTCTGGGTTAATGAATTTAAGTCTGTAAATTTAAAAGAAGATCAGTTTTATTACACAAGTGGCGGCATTGCCATTATATTTGGTGAGTATGAGTACGGCCCGTATTCTAACGGCATTCATACGTTTAAAATTCCGTCCAGCGTTTATAAATAA
- a CDS encoding VOC family protein — protein MIKKLDHFVLTVKDIEKTIHFYTVILGMQKETFGEGRIALRFGKQKINLHEAGHEFEPKAKHPLPGSADLCFITEEKIESVIHHLQKNNVDIEEGPVKRTGALGPIVSVYIRDPDHNLIELSNYVD, from the coding sequence ATGATTAAAAAATTAGACCATTTTGTGCTAACGGTAAAAGACATTGAAAAAACCATTCACTTTTATACGGTTATTTTAGGCATGCAAAAAGAAACGTTTGGAGAAGGAAGAATAGCGCTTCGTTTTGGTAAACAAAAAATAAACTTACATGAAGCAGGCCATGAATTTGAGCCAAAAGCAAAGCACCCTCTTCCGGGCTCTGCTGATTTATGTTTCATTACAGAAGAAAAAATCGAAAGCGTAATCCATCACTTACAAAAAAATAATGTAGATATTGAAGAAGGACCGGTCAAACGAACAGGTGCTTTAGGGCCTATTGTTTCTGTCTATATTAGAGATCCAGACCACAATTTGATTGAACTATCAAATTACGTAGATTAA
- a CDS encoding FixH family protein: protein MKKLSIVLFVLMIAIVGCSKGNDSSSKEVKGTIEAPESIQPNEKVKLKVLVTQGDKKVENADDVQFQVEKEGYINQEMTKAPHEGKGVYSTDYTFKENGEYTITAHVTVDGDMKMFTKKVEVGKSKE from the coding sequence ATGAAAAAACTCAGCATTGTATTATTTGTGTTAATGATAGCTATAGTAGGCTGTTCAAAAGGAAATGATTCAAGTTCAAAAGAAGTAAAAGGAACAATTGAAGCACCGGAATCCATTCAGCCAAATGAAAAAGTGAAGCTTAAAGTCCTTGTGACGCAAGGAGACAAAAAAGTGGAAAACGCCGATGACGTGCAGTTCCAAGTTGAAAAAGAAGGCTACATCAATCAAGAAATGACAAAAGCACCGCACGAAGGAAAAGGCGTCTACAGCACGGACTATACGTTTAAAGAAAACGGTGAATATACAATCACAGCTCACGTGACGGTAGACGGTGACATGAAAATGTTCACGAAAAAAGTAGAGGTAGGTAAGTCTAAAGAGTAA
- a CDS encoding DUF6054 family protein: protein MEKVIEFKTTLLPFDGAKKLVNANNSESDLLYKEYYDLGDGKQMCTLVFERYFFRTGGRGSLTIILENVSGPNKVKCIPSGSAEGVLNIDWGASKDFVRWVENALSSYTLEEPQR, encoded by the coding sequence ATGGAAAAGGTAATTGAGTTTAAAACGACGCTGCTTCCTTTTGATGGAGCAAAGAAACTTGTGAACGCAAATAATTCTGAAAGTGACTTATTATACAAGGAATATTATGACCTCGGAGACGGCAAGCAGATGTGCACGCTTGTGTTTGAACGCTATTTTTTCCGCACCGGCGGCAGAGGATCACTAACGATTATTTTAGAAAATGTGTCCGGTCCAAACAAAGTTAAGTGTATTCCTTCAGGAAGCGCAGAAGGGGTATTGAATATTGACTGGGGAGCAAGCAAGGATTTTGTACGATGGGTAGAAAACGCACTGTCGTCGTACACGTTAGAAGAACCGCAAAGATAA
- a CDS encoding MarR family winged helix-turn-helix transcriptional regulator: MNTRDQLIQNVVSTMRNQTKKMQLSVIPILKSYIPLNEFLALRLLYKEGNHIVSEIAEHMHISNSSMTCVSDRLMEREFVTRVRSQKDRRVVYLSITDKGKAFAEEMEKVLTKEYGEKLSHFTNEELQTFLRLLNKMDI; the protein is encoded by the coding sequence ATGAATACACGAGATCAACTTATCCAAAATGTGGTTTCCACGATGCGAAACCAAACGAAAAAAATGCAGCTATCGGTTATTCCCATTTTAAAATCATATATTCCTTTAAATGAATTTTTAGCGCTTCGCCTGCTGTATAAAGAAGGCAATCATATCGTTTCTGAGATTGCAGAGCATATGCACATCTCAAACAGCAGCATGACGTGCGTCAGCGACCGTCTCATGGAAAGAGAATTTGTCACGCGCGTACGCAGTCAAAAAGACCGCCGCGTTGTCTACTTATCCATTACGGATAAAGGAAAAGCGTTTGCAGAAGAAATGGAAAAAGTGCTCACCAAAGAATATGGTGAAAAGCTTAGCCATTTTACGAATGAGGAATTACAAACGTTTCTTCGCTTGTTAAATAAAATGGATATTTAG
- a CDS encoding DUF4179 domain-containing protein, whose product MKNQYDLLNGSSVEFEEYEEIELTASEKKRMKKRLKRDIKPARKKVRPLIAAAVLLLAVTPVMMQNETVWASAVRISQQLGQQIELLMNKPEGSLSSYKKTVNETATDQGIQVKINELMLDDGQVLLGLTISADEFRKTALGLNQDTPIRPGELRVKIGNMSFFDSATTITNETIKNKDGSWSYLYALQLTQADTDGDGKIDVHGYNVLDHIDPNKNYQISAQFTSLDFEKNPAKTKSGNYRDSYGEIKGNWTVHTSVNGSKIIADTKVYPLNKEIPINEKGIEGVLSIKEVRVSPVSIKMHYTFTSSKGSIRGGTDVDVKIKDQNGRDLSESGSGGGTDTVLEMDGEYRNDKDVTMLRFIPYVYDEKSETSKDLTSDAFNLKVNNK is encoded by the coding sequence ATGAAAAATCAATATGACTTATTAAACGGATCTTCTGTAGAATTTGAGGAATATGAAGAGATCGAGCTAACGGCAAGTGAGAAAAAACGAATGAAAAAACGTTTAAAACGTGACATAAAGCCGGCGCGGAAAAAAGTACGTCCGCTGATTGCCGCTGCGGTGCTGCTGCTTGCTGTGACGCCTGTGATGATGCAAAACGAAACGGTATGGGCATCGGCTGTGCGAATCAGTCAGCAACTTGGTCAGCAAATCGAGCTGCTTATGAACAAGCCTGAAGGCAGCTTGAGCAGCTATAAAAAAACGGTAAATGAAACGGCAACGGACCAAGGCATTCAAGTGAAAATAAATGAACTGATGCTTGATGACGGACAGGTGCTACTTGGGTTAACAATTAGCGCAGATGAATTTAGAAAAACGGCACTAGGTCTTAACCAAGACACCCCAATTCGACCGGGAGAGCTGCGCGTGAAAATTGGCAATATGTCGTTTTTTGATTCAGCTACAACTATTACGAATGAAACAATCAAAAACAAAGACGGAAGCTGGAGCTATCTGTACGCATTACAATTAACGCAGGCGGACACGGACGGAGACGGGAAAATTGATGTTCATGGCTACAACGTGCTAGACCATATTGATCCAAATAAAAATTATCAAATCAGCGCTCAGTTCACGAGCCTTGATTTTGAAAAGAATCCTGCTAAGACGAAAAGTGGGAACTACCGGGATTCGTACGGAGAAATTAAAGGGAATTGGACGGTACACACAAGCGTAAACGGCTCAAAAATTATCGCTGATACTAAAGTGTATCCGTTAAACAAGGAAATTCCGATTAACGAAAAAGGAATAGAAGGCGTATTGTCTATTAAAGAAGTTCGCGTATCGCCTGTTTCGATTAAAATGCACTATACGTTTACATCGTCAAAAGGAAGCATCCGAGGCGGAACGGACGTCGATGTCAAAATCAAAGACCAAAATGGAAGAGATCTTTCTGAAAGCGGCAGTGGAGGAGGAACAGACACAGTGCTAGAGATGGACGGAGAGTACCGAAATGATAAAGACGTGACTATGCTTCGGTTTATTCCTTATGTTTACGACGAAAAAAGTGAAACGTCAAAAGACTTAACCTCAGACGCATTTAATTTGAAGGTAAATAACAAATAA
- a CDS encoding sigma-70 family RNA polymerase sigma factor, translating to MEDDWIIACITRKKEKGLELLIDQYGGLITSIVRKHLGTLKSYEEECINDVLLAVWHHIDRFDSEKNTFKNWVAAVAKYKAIDYQRKYIKTQHEAFDEAEFGEKAGGNVQADDVEELLGHLNEGDRELFKAYYLQEVELKQIAKKQQTTISNLYNRLSRGRKKLKAIFK from the coding sequence ATGGAAGATGACTGGATTATTGCGTGTATAACGCGTAAAAAAGAAAAAGGATTGGAGCTGTTAATCGATCAGTACGGAGGATTAATTACCTCTATTGTACGCAAGCACTTAGGTACGTTAAAAAGCTATGAAGAAGAGTGCATAAACGACGTATTGTTAGCGGTGTGGCATCATATTGATCGCTTTGATTCGGAGAAAAATACGTTTAAAAATTGGGTTGCGGCTGTTGCCAAGTACAAAGCCATTGACTATCAGCGCAAATACATAAAAACGCAGCACGAAGCGTTTGACGAAGCGGAATTTGGTGAAAAAGCAGGAGGTAACGTCCAAGCAGACGACGTGGAAGAACTTTTAGGTCACTTAAATGAAGGAGACCGCGAGCTGTTTAAAGCGTATTACTTACAGGAAGTCGAGCTAAAACAAATTGCGAAAAAGCAACAGACGACTATCAGCAATTTATATAACCGGCTGTCGCGCGGACGAAAAAAATTAAAAGCGATTTTTAAATGA
- a CDS encoding S66 family peptidase: MITYPFLTSNPTVCITAPSSGVPQALHSMFSLSCERMKEKGFSVIPGETVWTQHKAKSASPKKRANELQAMIEDENIDIIIPPWGGELLIEILEHLDFTKWTAKWVLGYSDTSVLLLAITLNTGIATAHGTNFVDLRGEYWDPTTAMWQQVLTTKKGESVVQVSSQRYQKKWQHDNPSPCVFHLTEQTAWKHTESSDVHIEGRLLGGCIDVIRHLAGTPFGDVKVFREKHIPSEPVIWYFDNCELTTADLRRSLLQLKLAGWFDNCSGILFGRSSANEPVDSYTAEDVYRDLASDLHIPVIYDIDCGHLPPQLTLINGAYASVNVEKNKGTVVQYFT, from the coding sequence ATGATTACTTATCCTTTTCTTACATCTAACCCTACCGTCTGCATAACCGCACCTTCTTCTGGTGTACCTCAAGCTCTTCATTCCATGTTTTCTTTATCGTGTGAACGAATGAAGGAAAAAGGCTTTTCTGTCATACCGGGAGAAACCGTTTGGACGCAGCATAAAGCAAAATCCGCTTCTCCTAAAAAACGTGCGAATGAACTTCAAGCCATGATAGAAGATGAAAACATTGATATCATTATTCCTCCTTGGGGAGGCGAGCTGCTGATTGAAATTCTTGAACATCTCGACTTTACAAAATGGACAGCAAAATGGGTGCTTGGCTATTCTGACACCAGCGTTCTTTTGCTGGCTATTACACTTAATACCGGGATTGCAACAGCTCATGGAACCAACTTTGTGGATTTGCGAGGAGAATACTGGGATCCAACGACTGCGATGTGGCAGCAGGTGCTGACGACCAAAAAAGGAGAAAGCGTGGTTCAAGTGTCTTCCCAGCGCTATCAAAAAAAATGGCAGCACGACAATCCGTCACCATGCGTGTTTCATTTAACGGAACAAACGGCTTGGAAGCATACAGAGTCAAGCGACGTTCACATCGAAGGGCGACTGCTCGGAGGATGTATTGACGTGATTAGGCACTTAGCAGGCACTCCTTTTGGAGATGTAAAAGTCTTTCGAGAAAAACATATTCCTTCAGAACCGGTCATTTGGTACTTTGACAACTGTGAACTGACGACCGCTGACCTTCGCCGTTCACTTCTTCAGCTTAAGCTAGCGGGCTGGTTTGATAACTGCTCGGGTATTTTATTCGGAAGAAGCAGCGCTAATGAGCCCGTTGATTCCTATACCGCTGAAGATGTGTATCGCGACCTTGCCTCTGACTTACATATTCCAGTTATCTATGACATCGACTGCGGCCACCTCCCTCCTCAGCTCACGCTTATTAACGGCGCGTATGCGAGTGTTAACGTAGAGAAAAATAAAGGGACAGTTGTTCAATACTTTACGTAA
- a CDS encoding DUF4181 domain-containing protein, whose product MTLVYLLILAVVYIFLDFCLRKKLHTKMTKSYWRSFKGRRPLFITIEMVMLASFLVLIFVIPPAYTSVFMFLFLFLLYVLRGFEEWKFERNQKEHYHSWLGATFFMFASFLALMRDM is encoded by the coding sequence ATGACGCTTGTGTATTTGCTGATTTTGGCAGTCGTCTATATCTTTCTGGATTTTTGCCTGCGAAAAAAGCTGCATACAAAGATGACAAAAAGCTATTGGAGAAGCTTTAAAGGAAGGCGGCCGCTGTTTATCACAATTGAAATGGTGATGCTTGCTTCGTTTTTAGTGCTGATCTTCGTTATACCTCCAGCCTACACCTCTGTTTTTATGTTTCTTTTCTTGTTTCTCCTGTACGTGCTTCGAGGATTCGAAGAATGGAAGTTTGAAAGAAATCAAAAAGAGCACTATCACTCGTGGCTTGGTGCAACTTTTTTCATGTTTGCTTCGTTTTTAGCGTTGATGAGAGATATGTAA
- a CDS encoding DUF975 family protein has protein sequence MRIKEVKQGALAALKNRWGFAVLLTFVTYLIAAGIPALIDFLINGFPSGSETEYSQSTLANIVSLLLVPLFFSYYWVLLRLVRGESVRVGNVFDSFSSAGLYFRTLGLYLLTIIYTVLWSILLIIPGIIKSLAYSQAYYVFRDNPDYSVNQSITESRRLMNGYKWNYFLLLLSFIGWGILSIITLGIGLLWLVPYVTTSLGVFYEKLKANETEAAE, from the coding sequence ATGAGAATAAAAGAAGTGAAGCAAGGTGCACTCGCAGCGCTGAAAAACCGCTGGGGATTCGCCGTACTGCTTACGTTCGTTACGTATCTAATTGCTGCCGGCATTCCAGCACTTATTGACTTTTTAATCAACGGATTTCCAAGCGGGTCCGAAACTGAATACTCTCAGTCTACCTTAGCTAATATTGTATCCCTGCTGCTCGTACCGCTCTTTTTTTCTTACTACTGGGTACTTTTGCGTTTAGTGAGAGGAGAAAGCGTCCGTGTTGGAAATGTGTTTGATTCGTTTTCATCTGCGGGATTATATTTTAGAACACTCGGACTTTACTTGCTAACGATTATTTATACCGTGCTATGGAGTATTTTATTAATCATTCCTGGCATCATCAAAAGTCTTGCCTATTCACAGGCTTACTACGTATTCCGCGATAACCCAGATTATTCGGTCAACCAGTCTATTACCGAAAGCAGAAGGTTAATGAACGGCTATAAGTGGAATTACTTTTTACTCCTTTTAAGCTTTATCGGCTGGGGAATTTTAAGTATCATTACGCTTGGCATCGGGTTATTATGGCTCGTTCCGTACGTAACGACTTCGCTTGGCGTATTTTATGAAAAGCTAAAAGCGAATGAAACTGAAGCTGCTGAATAA
- a CDS encoding C40 family peptidase, producing MLKKANRTVMNMGLAALLVPAALTFSTTSASANDGGAAPAPVQEKVTPSVPQQQATTTNQKVIVNVSALNIRQGASFSSPVVGTATQGQEFAILKEANGLVEIAPNKWISKSSSYVTIASGKPSTTSQVKGVSTSTPSTSTASASTSAAQETSTPAPAPTTSTASGSTVSVARSLVGSPYQWAGNTPSGFDCSGFIAYVFNHSGHSISRTSVANYWNMATKISSPQPGDLVFFQNTYTSGPSHMGIYIGNGQMIHAGSHGVAVADLDVSYYQDHFLGYGRF from the coding sequence ATGCTAAAGAAAGCAAATCGTACAGTTATGAATATGGGGTTAGCAGCATTACTTGTTCCCGCTGCCCTAACATTTAGCACAACTTCAGCAAGTGCAAATGACGGAGGCGCTGCACCAGCACCCGTACAAGAAAAGGTAACGCCAAGCGTACCTCAACAACAAGCAACTACTACTAATCAAAAAGTCATCGTAAACGTGAGTGCGTTAAATATTCGTCAAGGAGCTAGCTTTTCATCTCCAGTCGTTGGAACTGCAACACAAGGTCAAGAGTTTGCTATTTTAAAAGAAGCAAACGGCTTAGTTGAAATTGCACCAAACAAATGGATTTCAAAAAGCTCAAGCTACGTAACAATTGCATCAGGTAAACCAAGCACAACAAGCCAAGTAAAAGGTGTAAGCACATCAACTCCTTCTACTTCTACAGCGTCTGCATCTACATCTGCAGCACAAGAAACAAGCACACCAGCACCGGCTCCAACAACAAGCACGGCTTCTGGAAGCACAGTAAGTGTTGCACGTAGTTTAGTAGGATCACCTTACCAATGGGCAGGAAACACACCAAGCGGATTTGACTGCTCAGGCTTTATCGCATACGTGTTCAACCATAGCGGTCACAGCATTTCACGTACAAGCGTAGCAAATTATTGGAACATGGCGACAAAAATTTCGTCTCCACAACCAGGCGATCTAGTATTCTTCCAAAACACATACACAAGCGGCCCATCTCACATGGGAATCTACATCGGAAACGGCCAAATGATTCATGCTGGTTCACACGGTGTAGCTGTAGCTGACCTAGATGTTTCTTACTATCAAGATCATTTCTTAGGATACGGACGTTTCTAA
- a CDS encoding MOSC domain-containing protein — protein sequence MNQRKIIHLATGMPEQMAYSPDKEMRTGICKKQVDETFLAKEGFQGDGVANLKYHGGPDRAVCVYPYEHYKKWNEEFDTELPMSAFGENLVVAGMLEKEVCIGDIYGVGDAVIQVTQGRNPCDTITKRTGVKGLLKRMIETSYTGYLCRVLKEGTITQDSEVKLIEAHPNQVSVWFTLDLYFHRPKDVEGMKRALEVAELAEDWKHKFQTRIEKALSVAQR from the coding sequence ATGAATCAACGTAAAATAATTCATTTAGCAACCGGCATGCCTGAACAAATGGCATACAGTCCTGACAAAGAAATGCGCACAGGCATATGCAAGAAGCAAGTAGACGAGACCTTTTTAGCAAAAGAAGGGTTTCAAGGCGACGGCGTAGCGAACTTAAAGTATCACGGCGGACCGGATCGTGCGGTGTGCGTGTATCCGTATGAGCACTATAAAAAATGGAACGAAGAGTTTGATACGGAGCTGCCGATGTCTGCGTTCGGAGAAAATCTTGTTGTAGCAGGCATGCTTGAAAAAGAAGTATGCATTGGAGACATTTATGGAGTCGGAGACGCCGTCATTCAAGTGACGCAAGGGCGAAATCCATGCGACACGATTACAAAACGAACGGGCGTAAAAGGACTTTTAAAACGAATGATTGAGACAAGCTATACCGGCTATCTTTGCCGCGTGCTGAAAGAAGGTACGATTACACAGGATTCAGAAGTGAAATTGATTGAAGCTCATCCAAACCAAGTATCCGTTTGGTTTACGCTTGATTTATATTTCCATCGTCCAAAAGATGTAGAAGGGATGAAGCGGGCTTTAGAAGTGGCTGAGCTTGCTGAAGACTGGAAGCATAAATTTCAAACGCGTATTGAAAAGGCGCTTTCCGTAGCGCAGCGATAA
- a CDS encoding NupC/NupG family nucleoside CNT transporter encodes MSILMGIIGILIVLAVAFLMSNDKKLINYKGIAVMLVIQLAISAFMMNTSIGRKVLDFITSVFTKILSFGNDGISFVFGDLAGKGIFFIQTLVMIVFVSALLSILNYSRILPFGIKYIGGLVSKITGLPQIESFTAVNAMIFGDTTALIAVKNHIGGLTPNRLFIVTTTSLVSVSCSILGAYMQMIPAEYVLIALPLNVFSGLIVSSIVAPVKVEDENEVDIKAPAKQGTLFEAIGDGALDGGRVALIVAAMLVTYVGLLALVNYVLNGVIGLTVQDILGYIFYPIAFIMGIPADELMRAGGVMGTKVVANEFVAMLDFQKMMPHLSEKTVGIVSAYLISFANFSSIGIVLGTIQAINGEQASRVAKFGLKMLLVATMGSILTGIMVGLFI; translated from the coding sequence ATGTCAATTTTAATGGGAATTATCGGAATTTTAATTGTCTTAGCAGTTGCGTTCCTCATGTCAAACGACAAGAAACTTATCAACTACAAAGGCATCGCAGTTATGCTGGTTATTCAGCTCGCTATCTCTGCTTTTATGATGAATACATCGATTGGTCGCAAGGTGCTTGACTTTATTACGAGTGTATTTACAAAGATCTTATCATTTGGTAACGACGGAATTTCGTTCGTGTTTGGAGATCTTGCAGGAAAAGGCATTTTCTTTATCCAAACGTTAGTTATGATTGTATTCGTTTCAGCATTATTAAGTATTTTAAACTACTCTCGTATTTTACCCTTTGGGATCAAATATATCGGAGGACTTGTTTCAAAAATTACCGGACTTCCCCAAATTGAAAGCTTCACAGCGGTGAATGCCATGATTTTTGGTGATACAACGGCGCTAATTGCGGTGAAAAACCACATCGGAGGTTTAACACCAAACCGTTTATTTATCGTCACAACAACATCTTTAGTATCCGTTTCTTGTTCAATTCTAGGCGCATACATGCAGATGATTCCGGCGGAATACGTATTAATTGCCCTACCGCTAAACGTATTCTCTGGTTTAATTGTTTCTTCTATCGTTGCACCTGTAAAAGTGGAAGATGAAAACGAAGTCGATATCAAAGCGCCTGCTAAGCAAGGCACGCTGTTTGAAGCAATCGGTGACGGTGCCCTAGACGGCGGACGCGTTGCGTTAATCGTAGCAGCGATGCTTGTGACGTATGTTGGTCTTTTAGCATTAGTGAACTATGTATTAAACGGCGTCATCGGATTAACTGTTCAAGACATTTTAGGATATATCTTCTACCCAATTGCCTTTATCATGGGTATTCCGGCAGATGAACTAATGAGAGCCGGCGGCGTAATGGGAACAAAAGTAGTAGCAAACGAATTCGTTGCCATGCTTGACTTCCAAAAAATGATGCCTCACCTTTCTGAAAAAACGGTCGGTATCGTATCAGCTTACTTAATCTCATTTGCAAACTTCAGCTCAATTGGAATTGTCCTTGGTACTATCCAAGCGATCAACGGCGAACAAGCTTCACGAGTTGCCAAGTTCGGCTTGAAGATGCTGTTAGTCGCTACAATGGGCTCTATTTTAACAGGTATTATGGTTGGATTGTTTATTTAA
- a CDS encoding MarC family protein: MKGVFTVLALILKLTVSFFAVMNPLGNIPIFITLTNDYSLQERRHSARKAVIISFIILTLFLLLGGFIFSMFGITIHAFRVAGGILIFGIAYSLLHAKPSNAQSPHSHEQEAAASQNDISITPLALPIMAGPGTIATVMSHSSYSIENLGSVLISYTLILGVTFLLFYYSTSIINKLGQNGLNVISRLMGLILAVMAIQMIAEGVHGLFPHL, from the coding sequence ATGAAAGGAGTTTTTACTGTGTTAGCTTTAATTCTTAAACTTACTGTCTCATTTTTTGCTGTGATGAATCCACTAGGAAACATACCTATCTTCATCACTCTTACGAATGATTACTCCCTTCAGGAAAGGCGTCATAGCGCGAGGAAGGCTGTCATTATTTCTTTTATTATTCTTACTCTATTCTTACTTTTAGGCGGTTTCATCTTTTCAATGTTTGGCATCACAATTCATGCTTTTCGCGTAGCGGGAGGAATTTTAATCTTTGGCATCGCATATAGTTTGCTGCATGCTAAACCGTCTAATGCACAAAGCCCTCATTCGCATGAGCAAGAAGCTGCAGCTTCTCAAAACGATATTTCGATTACTCCTCTTGCTCTTCCGATTATGGCTGGACCTGGAACAATTGCGACAGTCATGTCTCATAGCTCATATTCGATAGAAAATCTGGGGAGTGTACTCATTAGTTACACACTTATACTGGGAGTAACGTTTCTCCTTTTTTATTATTCTACATCCATTATTAACAAGCTTGGTCAGAATGGATTAAACGTTATTTCACGGTTAATGGGACTAATATTGGCTGTAATGGCTATACAGATGATTGCAGAAGGAGTTCACGGCTTATTTCCTCATCTGTAA
- a CDS encoding small acid-soluble spore protein H — MDAQRAQEIADSVDMANVIYNGKSIYIEHVDQQNEVATIHNLDEPNNKQSVSISELTEQ, encoded by the coding sequence GTGGATGCACAAAGAGCACAAGAAATTGCCGATTCAGTGGACATGGCCAATGTAATATATAATGGGAAAAGTATTTACATTGAGCATGTAGACCAACAAAATGAGGTAGCTACAATTCATAACCTGGATGAACCAAATAATAAGCAAAGTGTTTCTATATCTGAACTAACAGAACAATAA